In Candidatus Nitrosarchaeum limnium SFB1, the following proteins share a genomic window:
- a CDS encoding nitrogen regulatory protein P-II: MKRIEATIQVDKMGPVSDAIKEIVGGFTILEGNGRGSGTRQTMRAGRGTGTFVAEFNKVATVSTIVEDSKVEQVVKAISDAAFSGKAGDGIIVISTVDDVVNIASKKRGSEAL; encoded by the coding sequence ATGAAGCGAATTGAGGCAACCATTCAGGTTGACAAAATGGGTCCCGTTTCTGATGCGATTAAGGAGATTGTAGGTGGATTTACCATATTAGAAGGAAATGGTAGAGGTTCAGGTACAAGACAAACTATGAGAGCGGGAAGAGGAACGGGTACTTTTGTTGCAGAATTTAACAAGGTTGCAACTGTTAGTACAATTGTAGAAGATTCAAAAGTTGAACAAGTTGTCAAGGCAATTTCTGATGCAGCATTTTCAGGAAAAGCTGGGGATGGAATAATTGTTATATCTACAGTTGATGATGTTGTAAATATTGCATCAAAAAAGAGAGGTTCAGAAGCCCTCTAA
- a CDS encoding nifR3 family TIM-barrel protein, producing MLPHFSSRAFLAPMAGVSDPVLRLQCKKMGAGLVVTEFTSIHSIIAKEHQLKENKKTIQEFLEYSEKERPLSVQLFGSDLLALEKAAKIVEPFFDIIDYNMGCPAPHITQQMAGGALLQEINLTQQIFSTLVNAVKKPVTLKIRSGVTDASRYLFKDIATIAEDEGIQMITLHPRTVSQGYSGNADWKMIKELKEISNIPIVGNGDITTPEDAKNMIDQTGCDYVMIGRGAMGNPFLFEQINDYLKTGTYKQYSLKDKIDSFFEYLSLSTQYKIKFSNIKGQAMRFTKGIKGGSKIRPKISTSKNITELTKIMNDAYCSFS from the coding sequence ATGCTTCCACATTTTTCAAGCAGAGCATTTTTAGCTCCAATGGCTGGTGTAAGTGATCCTGTCCTACGATTACAATGTAAAAAAATGGGTGCTGGATTGGTTGTTACAGAGTTTACTAGTATTCACAGTATAATTGCTAAAGAACATCAATTAAAAGAAAACAAGAAAACTATTCAAGAATTTTTAGAATATTCTGAAAAAGAACGTCCACTATCCGTTCAATTATTTGGTTCTGATCTTTTAGCATTAGAAAAAGCTGCAAAGATAGTAGAACCTTTTTTTGATATTATTGATTATAACATGGGTTGTCCTGCACCGCATATTACACAACAAATGGCTGGTGGTGCACTCTTGCAAGAAATTAATCTTACTCAGCAAATTTTTAGTACTCTTGTAAATGCAGTAAAAAAGCCTGTGACTCTAAAGATTCGTTCAGGAGTCACTGATGCAAGTAGATATCTTTTCAAAGATATTGCAACAATTGCAGAAGATGAAGGAATACAAATGATAACTCTTCATCCAAGAACTGTTTCTCAAGGCTATTCCGGTAATGCTGATTGGAAAATGATTAAAGAACTTAAAGAAATATCTAATATTCCAATAGTGGGTAATGGCGATATTACAACTCCTGAAGATGCTAAAAATATGATTGATCAAACTGGTTGTGATTATGTTATGATAGGTAGGGGTGCAATGGGGAATCCATTTTTGTTTGAACAAATCAATGATTATCTAAAGACTGGAACATACAAGCAATATTCATTAAAAGATAAGATAGATTCATTTTTTGAATATCTCTCGCTTTCTACTCAATACAAAATAAAATTTTCAAACATCAAAGGACAAGCAATGAGATTTACTAAAGGAATCAAAGGCGGTTCAAAAATACGACCCAAAATATCAACATCAAAAAATATTACAGAACTTACTAAAATTATGAATGATGCTTATTGTTCATTCTCATAA
- a CDS encoding transcription regulator codes for MAKAYVLINCDLGSEKNVISSLKSLNDVTEVHGTLGLYDVIVKIESDSEEKIQKTITNFIRKMPKIHSTMTLTRSEGKELFHASEKLIGSMLGRNDIQAYVVIHSDKGEEYNILKNLSHIPEVKEADVVFGYYDIICKIETSEHKLLENIITKAIRKLPHVRTTMTLNVIPEQES; via the coding sequence TTGGCAAAAGCATATGTTTTGATAAATTGTGATCTTGGATCAGAAAAAAATGTAATTTCATCATTAAAGTCTCTGAATGATGTTACCGAAGTACATGGCACTCTTGGTCTTTATGATGTTATTGTAAAAATTGAATCTGATTCTGAGGAAAAAATTCAAAAGACTATTACAAATTTTATTCGAAAGATGCCCAAGATACATTCTACAATGACTCTTACCCGCTCAGAAGGCAAAGAGTTGTTTCATGCATCTGAAAAACTTATTGGTTCGATGCTTGGCAGAAATGATATTCAAGCATATGTTGTCATACACAGCGATAAAGGAGAAGAATATAATATTTTAAAAAATCTAAGTCATATTCCAGAAGTAAAAGAGGCTGATGTTGTATTTGGATATTATGATATTATTTGTAAAATTGAAACATCTGAACATAAATTGCTAGAAAATATAATTACTAAAGCAATTAGAAAATTACCACATGTTAGAACTACGATGACATTAAATGTTATTCCAGAACAAGAATCTTAA
- a CDS encoding AsnC family transcription regulator, which produces MATAYVLINCDLGSEESVISELKTIDGVKEVHGVFGAYDILAKVESKQVESLRETITWKIRKIQKIRSTLTLMGIEGQE; this is translated from the coding sequence ATGGCAACAGCATATGTTTTGATAAATTGTGATCTTGGTTCGGAAGAATCAGTAATTTCTGAATTAAAAACAATAGATGGAGTCAAAGAAGTTCATGGTGTTTTTGGTGCTTATGACATTTTAGCTAAAGTGGAATCAAAACAAGTTGAATCATTGCGTGAAACTATAACTTGGAAGATAAGAAAAATCCAAAAAATCAGATCAACGCTAACTTTAATGGGAATAGAAGGTCAAGAATAA
- a CDS encoding hypothetical protein (hypothetical protein Nmar_0370) yields MTKKISETKYEQKLDEIFEEKDIRFAGFVDKEGNLIKGRFREDIIPFETNEEQQKIFRELAYRVATRKHFDYSMGAVKYSASRREKLVMMSFPLKNSILLITTEPNVNIDRIAYRIIQIFGNEW; encoded by the coding sequence ATGACAAAGAAAATCAGTGAAACAAAATATGAACAAAAATTAGATGAAATTTTTGAGGAAAAAGACATCAGATTTGCAGGATTTGTAGATAAAGAGGGAAATTTGATTAAAGGAAGATTTAGAGAGGATATAATTCCATTTGAAACCAATGAAGAGCAACAAAAAATATTCAGAGAATTAGCATACAGAGTTGCAACCAGAAAACATTTTGATTATTCCATGGGTGCTGTAAAATATTCAGCTTCAAGACGTGAAAAATTAGTTATGATGAGTTTTCCACTAAAAAACAGCATTCTTTTGATTACAACAGAACCAAATGTAAACATAGACAGAATAGCTTACAGAATAATTCAGATTTTTGGAAATGAATGGTAA